The Acidianus manzaensis genome has a window encoding:
- a CDS encoding PHP-associated domain-containing protein, which translates to MKIDLHVHTKYSDGKEEPQTMINYAKKQGIIIAITDHDTSKGISNEIKNQVIPGEEVTTQFGHVVILCNFPPNPPKEIKSLIDYAHENSCLVFPSHPFDIFRKGIGEHVFEYKFDAIEIFNSKAPKNANEKAYQASKDLKLPGFANSDSHVKEALGSAYNEIELNEFDIDDILEILRKGDVNPVGKGLSIIAKLKIAQWYIERKI; encoded by the coding sequence ATGAAAATAGACCTTCACGTTCACACTAAATATAGTGATGGAAAAGAAGAACCACAAACTATGATAAACTATGCAAAAAAGCAAGGCATAATAATAGCAATTACAGACCATGATACAAGTAAAGGAATCTCAAACGAAATAAAAAATCAAGTAATTCCAGGAGAAGAAGTAACTACACAATTTGGTCATGTTGTAATTTTATGTAATTTTCCTCCAAATCCTCCTAAAGAAATAAAATCATTAATAGATTATGCACATGAGAACTCTTGTCTAGTTTTCCCTTCTCATCCATTTGATATTTTTAGAAAAGGCATAGGAGAACATGTTTTTGAATATAAATTTGATGCTATAGAAATTTTTAATTCAAAAGCACCAAAAAACGCTAACGAGAAAGCATATCAGGCATCGAAAGATCTTAAACTCCCCGGTTTTGCTAATAGTGATTCACATGTGAAAGAAGCACTAGGTTCAGCTTATAATGAAATAGAATTAAACGAATTTGACATAGATGATATTCTAGAGATCTTGAGAAAAGGTGATGTAAATCCAGTAGGCAAAGGATTATCAATAATAGCTAAATTAAAGATTGCACAATGGTATATTGAGAGGAAAATTTGA